From a region of the Micropterus dolomieu isolate WLL.071019.BEF.003 ecotype Adirondacks linkage group LG21, ASM2129224v1, whole genome shotgun sequence genome:
- the snrnp27 gene encoding U4/U6.U5 small nuclear ribonucleoprotein 27 kDa protein isoform X1: protein MGRSKSRTPPPRRERRRSHSTSRERERRRRERDRSRSRDRDRDRRRSRSRSPHRRRSSRSPPRRHRSSSLSPTRQKDDRKDVKDKPAKPIQISEEDMQGKTEEEIEMMKLMGFASFDSTKGKKSEASANAHAINVSMKRKYRQYMNRKGGFNRPLDFIA from the exons ATGGGCCGGAGCAAGAGCCGAACTCCTCCACCGAGACGAG AGAGAAGGCGTTCCCACTCAACTTCGCGGGAGCGTGAGCGAAGGCGAAGGGAGAGAGATCGCTCTCGCTCTCGAGATCGGGACCGAGACCGGCGCAGAAGTCGCTCACGATCTCCTCACAGGAGGCGCTCGAG CAGGTCGCCTCCTCGACGTCATcgctcctcctccctctctcctacGAGGCAGAAAGATGACCGCAAAGATGTTAAGGACAAGCCAGCGAAGCCCATTCAGATCTCAG aGGAAGACATGCAGGgcaagacagaagaggagattGAGATGATGAAACTGATGGGTTTTGCTTCCTTTGACAGCACCAAG GGGAAGAAAAGTGAGGCATCAGCTAATGCACATGCTATCAACGTGTCCATGAAGAGAAAATACAG gcaGTACATGAACAGAAAGGGTGGATTCAACAGACCACTGGACTTCATCGCTTGA
- the snrnp27 gene encoding U4/U6.U5 small nuclear ribonucleoprotein 27 kDa protein isoform X2, with product MGRSKSRTPPPRRERRRSHSTSRERERRRRERDRSRSRDRDRDRRRSRSRSPHRRRSRSPPRRHRSSSLSPTRQKDDRKDVKDKPAKPIQISEEDMQGKTEEEIEMMKLMGFASFDSTKGKKSEASANAHAINVSMKRKYRQYMNRKGGFNRPLDFIA from the exons ATGGGCCGGAGCAAGAGCCGAACTCCTCCACCGAGACGAG AGAGAAGGCGTTCCCACTCAACTTCGCGGGAGCGTGAGCGAAGGCGAAGGGAGAGAGATCGCTCTCGCTCTCGAGATCGGGACCGAGACCGGCGCAGAAGTCGCTCACGATCTCCTCACAGGAGGCGCTCGAG GTCGCCTCCTCGACGTCATcgctcctcctccctctctcctacGAGGCAGAAAGATGACCGCAAAGATGTTAAGGACAAGCCAGCGAAGCCCATTCAGATCTCAG aGGAAGACATGCAGGgcaagacagaagaggagattGAGATGATGAAACTGATGGGTTTTGCTTCCTTTGACAGCACCAAG GGGAAGAAAAGTGAGGCATCAGCTAATGCACATGCTATCAACGTGTCCATGAAGAGAAAATACAG gcaGTACATGAACAGAAAGGGTGGATTCAACAGACCACTGGACTTCATCGCTTGA